Sequence from the Cucumis sativus cultivar 9930 chromosome 1, Cucumber_9930_V3, whole genome shotgun sequence genome:
ATTGTTGATTATCTAAACTGGTCcgtatgtaatatatatatatatattaacgtTAGCGGTAGAATAAGGCTGTGGGAGTAGTGAAGAGAATACTTACCGAATGAAAAGACTATCTAATGCGATTGACCTCATTTAATGGCTTGAAAAAGACTTCTACTCTGACTTTGGCTCTGGATTCATTCATATAATCCTTGTTCACGTGCCAACTTTAATATAACATatactaaacttttaaaaggtaattctatttttctttatatatacacgTTTGTGATcgtcaaaaataaaataaaaagtaaaaaaaaaaacagtgtCACACCCTTATTTAGTTTCGTTTCAAAACGTGGTGtggataaataattttatggatGGAAAATGAGTTACAACCACTTTGGGCACTGACCATAACAAAGAGACACAGAAAGTAGAGGTGCAATGTGGTTGTATTCAGCTCAAAGTTGATCAAACCAGTTAGATTGATGGATTCATAGTGAAGCGCACATGTGTGGACACTGGCGTTGTCTCTTTAGTTGATGTTCAATGTCAAGTATCAATCACTCAATTAGACATTATTGGTTGATGTGCACCGTCAATGTTCCAAATTAACCATTCTCACTTGTCCTCCACTATTTCTTTGGTTGTGTAACTCAATTGtcaaatcttaaattatacaaaaagaaGAGCAAATACTCAATTATACacttatttaaatcatatacaaaCTTTACGTCTTATATTATCTTAAATTCTAAACTAATACTTGTattcatttacattttaaatttttataaaaaattagtataacTCTTTAACTTTTACAAGTGGGTTCAGTTAAGCACTTCAAttaatacatttatataaGCTCAGACCACAAAtgtaaaagtttaagatttaaattgatacaattattagtttgaagtttaaattgatacaactcTCAAAGTTCaacatttaaattgatacaattattagtttgaagtttaaattaatataagcTTCAAAGTTCAAACGTATAAATTGACTTCtctttaagagaaaaaaaaaagataaatctCAAAAACCACTTCTAAGACAACAATTTTACcctcaaacttttgaaattaaaggatttataaaaaattaaattggacATTCGAACTTAATAgtataaaattgtatttgatCGTATATGTTAGGTGATtcaatttttgtcatttatagatcaaaattttatcattattgtaAGCTTGAGAGTccaattttaacaattttagatGTTTAGCTATTATTAATGAAAGTTTAAGGTttattgcaattattgtaaatgataagGGTAATGTTTgtaatttatcattttcctctttaattttagattttaaatccTCCTATGCATGATGCTCCCACTCGACATGTTCACAAGaacaaaaagatattttttaaaacattttctcgtgattttttttaaatctaaaaacatCTTTGTcttaatttcacattttttctaaaaataaaacaatgtgcaaaaatatttacatcgtataaaataattttgaaaaaagaaaaagtctaCAAGCCCACAgcatgaaataacaaaaatacttaAGTGATTAATCGGTCATACACTCGTGAAAACACGATTTTGTACacaatctaaacaatcttgtatctagtctaaatgatcttgtaacCTTGTATCCAGCCTAAAAGATcttttaccaaatataaacgatttctattagtgatagtagTCTATCTTTGTCTATCTAGGATAGACAActgatcgtttaaatattggtacatgatcgtttagatcttgtaccaagaagaaaaaaaagaaaattagagatgaaaaagaaagaagaaaatctaaaagagaaaatgaagaaatcacgAACAAGAAAAAGTgtgaatatgaaaaacaagaaGTAATATAATATGcagaaattaattatatgaagaTGAGAagaataaatcacaaaaaaaggaaaaagaagtaaagTCAAGAATGGTCCCACAATATTCAAAACTAACAAATgacaaatctaaaatttatgaaaaacaatgacAACTTCATGagctttaattttttgttacatgaatcgtaaatatattttagttttattgcatttatataaataattatccaattttaaacgtctaaatcacaaaattttttttctccaaaactGACCTTCAAATATAAGCGGTCTTGACCATTTTATCATATGTTCCCCTTTCTATTGTTCTAAACAAAAATCCTTTTAATTCCAATATTTCTCTACCGAGTGCCATTTTTCTTACCAATTGATCAAACATTTGAGATAAGTATTGTGTTAACATTAAGGAGTTACTCACTTACGTTTTCTGCATCGAAGTTGTGccaaatttacttttaagaTAGTGGTGTTTCATGGTACGACATAACGTCCAACGACCAATTAATCGTATATCTATATTTAcgatctttttattatattgcaTAGTTGATGTAAAGATTTGgtaaagaaaagtgaaaagtgATGATCAATATAGAGAGCATGTCTTTAGAGCAAATATCTTGAAGAAAATCACAAGGACATTGAAGTATGTTTTGAAGCCATTTATCTTGGATGTTGGATACATTTGTTCATTTATCTCTACAATGGATACATTGTCCACCTTAAGCATATATATACCTTGTATTTTTATTCTTGGTTTGGCTGAAAAGATATTATATCGATTACTATTGTATCCCTCACTGATTATTGttggggaattgacaaaaataggccaaaaatggggtagaaaaagagttttaggattgattgtaaaaaagttgacatataggacaaattggaggtgaaacgacgaaaataccctcatttaatttcaattcacatttgctcttctcttcttttccaacccctctctctctcttcaatgtCATTCAcctgaaggaaaaaaaacagaatttcGAAGGCagccttcttctcctctcctcatagattacgtaaagggaaaaaaaaagaaaatccttcTCTTGCAGTCTCATAGATTacgtaaagaaaaaagaaaagcatttcTTCCTCCTTCTCATAGATtatgtaaaggaaaaagaaaaaagaaaaaccatttgcgattcttctcctctctcaaaAGTTTGTCAACTTTCCGCTTTACTCCGGTGTCGTTCATCATCTACTCCGGCGAACATCTCACGCattgtggtttgttttaatttttaaatccgAATCTGAATTgtgttgtgttatatgtatatatatttttgcatcttaaatgtataaatcaaatattattttttattgtttcaagttgatttaggGTTGATTTAAGGTTGCTTTATAGatgtttcaaatgatgttagcaatttatcattattattattttatctcgcaaacatctggtagacatctcgcaaacatctcgcagacatcttgcaggttcttaaattgaaatgtttaatctgaaatgaattgatttagggTGACTTTTagctattgttttttgtatctcGCAATATCCTAAACATTTTGTAGCTGTCAATATCGTAAACATGTAGGGTGTGACTATGCAcgttttatttagtatttacctactgttttttaataaactttgtttatgtgatatgtcaaatctaacttcaaatcattttttgcaGCAATTGAAAAGTATAAGGTGGTTTAAGGATGTCACATGTTCCCATGTTAGTGCGTTACGGTGGTATGTGGGATGAGAGGCGAAGAAAATACGAAGGAGGCATGTTAAAAGGCATCGTTGTCAGTaaagaaataacacataaagATTTACAGGCAGAATTATATGACCTTGCAGAAGTTGACCCTTCAAAGTTCGACGTAATGATAAGATGCATATATGAGATAAAAGTGGAACACGAAGCTCCTACATTTGAGTTAAGCAATGAccgtgatttgaagttttatcttcttagtGAAAATCCATTAAAGGTCCCTTTATACGTCTCATTTGAGCCTAAAAGtaatcaaagcaaaaaagtgTTAAGCAAAGATTACAATTCAGTATCTGGCAGCAACCAAGCTCATAACTTAAACCCTCATCCTCCAATTGTAATGGATACattaaatgagaatgaagTTCATGTtcgtgaagttgaagttggctTGTGTGATAACGTGATAGGGACCACTTCGGCTATATGGGAATCATATGAGTCATATGATTCGAAAGATGAGACTTTTACATGGGAGCCAGTAGAGATGAATAGTGAATCATTTGACATCCCACAACATAGAGATGGTCCTACAAAAGattgcaaaggaaaatctaaagTTCGTTACAGCTCTTCTAGCCAAAAGTTGAAGACAGACATGAATGATTGGTCCGAAGAAAGCTCTACAAGTGAGGAGTTTGATGtaggacaaatatttttttccaaaaaagattTGTCAATGAGATTAAGTGTCTtggcaatgaaaaaaaattttcaGTTTGTAGTAAAAAAGTCTACAAAAGAGGTTCTCTTTGTTAGATGCATTGACAACAAGTGTGGTTGGAGACTGCGAGCGATGAGATTGaaggattcaaatatatttaagattaaaaagtatgtCAAAGTTCATTCGTGTtctcttgacgttttgaaTCGTGACCATAGGCAAGCAAAATCTTGGGTTGTTGGAGAATTAATAAAGTCAAAGTTCAAGGGAGTCGGTCGTCTATACAAACCACGTGATATCATAGAAGACATGAGGCAAGACTATGGCATAAATATGAGTTATGAAAAAGCATGGCGCGCTAGAGAAAATGCGTATGAACGAGTGTGCGGGTGTCCTGAAGAGTCATATAATCTATTGCTTAGATATGGTGAAGCTCTCAAACTTGCAAATGTAGGTACAATATTTCACATGGAACTTGAAGATAATCgtttcttcaaatatctttttatggcTGTTGGTCCATGTGTTCGAGGATTCTTAAACTGCATTAGACCGGTTATAGTCATGGATGGAACATTCCTTAAGAACAAATATCGGGGTCAGTTGATAGTTGCTGTTTGCTTGGAtggtaacaatcaaatttatcctCTTGCCTTTGGAGTGGTGGACAGAGAAACAGATGCTTCAATACAGTGGTTCttagagaaattgaaaggtGCAATAGGAGAGGTGCCTAATCTAGGCTTCGTGACAGAtcgaaaaacatgtttttctaaGTGTATTGCATCGGTTTTTCCCTCCGCATTCCATGGACTTTGTGTCCAACACttgactcaaaatttgaatgataaatacAAGAATGACACTATAGCTACTTTGTTTTACAATGCATCTAGAACATATCGTGAATCAACGTTCTCAGAAGCGTGGAGAAGTATTCTTGCATTTCCTAATGATtcaggaaaatatttaaacgatgTTGGAATAACACGTTGGTCTCGTTTTCACTGTCCAGGAAGACGATATAATATGATGACAACAAATATAGCAGAGTCCATGAATTCTATACTGAAAGAACCTAGAGATTTGCCTATTGCTTCATTCCTTGAACATGTTCGAGCTTTGCTACAACGTTGGTTTTGGGAGCGTCGAGAAGAAGGCATTAAAGTGACGTCTACATTGACTAAATGGGCAGAGTTAGttctacaaaagaaacaagaacgaGCTTTGACAATGAAAGTCAACCCAATTGATTGTTACCAATTCCATGTTAAAGATTTAGATAAAGAGGAGGTCATAAATCTTCATACTCAAGAGTGCACTTGTAAGGAGTTTCAAGCTGAGCAACTACCATGCGCACATGCCATTGCTGTTGCACGGGATCgcaatataaatgtttatagctTATGTGCTAACTATTACACTAATGAATGTTTGTTGGCAGCATATTCGGAGGCCGTCTACCCAGTTGGGAATCAGTCGGAATGGAAGACAACCGAAGAATATGTACATATGACTGTCTTACCTCCGAAAGTAGTCAAAAGAGTTGGTCGACCGAAGAAAAAGAGGATTCCAAGTGTCGGTGAAGCACCAAAATTGCATAAATGTGGTCGATGTAAAGAAACAGGCCACAATAGATTAACGTGTACCAATCCAATTTCATACATCCAGAAGTCGAGCATACAAGATTAGTACCCGTCTTGGTACGTAGTAATAGTTTTATACTTGCTTGGTTTGTGCTTGCGTTGTTTGCATGATCACGATGTAAAAaaggttcatttttttaatgcagGTGGAAGATGCTTATAAAATTGTGTCCTGTGTTGTTTGCAAGATCACTAAAGTCATCTCACTGACAATTCTAAGTTGAAGACTTTTCTTCTGCAACTTCAagactttccttctttttttatttatcctaCTGTGAACTGTTTATAGAATATTTACTCCTTTGGCATTTCAAGCTTTTTGAGAAAGACTTGAAATCCTATTATGACAATATTGTGTGCTTTAGAACTCAATAAATGCTCTCCTTTTGCTACTGCAGTATTAATGATGCAAATCTTGCtgattacttttagtttttacattCATCTTCAAGGTTCAGCCTCTGTTAGTTTTTACAAGGTTCAGCCCTTGCTGATTACTTAAAGGTTCAGCCCTTGCTGCATTTGAAGCCTCTTGCTGATTACTTAAAGTGTGCAGTAGTAATAAATGCAAAGCTTTTgctacttttagtttttacaagGTTCAGCCTCTTCAAGCATATGAACCACCATTTGCATGAAGGGCCTTGTAGATGGAATCTTAGTCGTGCAGCGAAGTGCGATCCTTACCACTTTGACTGCGTTCTCCACCTAAGCCTATGATATGCTGGGATCTACCATCTCTTTCAGATTACCTTTTAGATATCTCATTCTGCTTTTCTGTTGTTTTCCTGGCAGGTGTCTTAGAAAATGGGCTTCTTTTATGTTGGTACTTCCTTTAGAACAACTCCAAAGCTGTAAAGAATAATGTTTGAACAATCCGTGAgaagtaaataatattgtgTGCTTTAGAACTCAATAACTGCTCTCCTTTTGCGACTGCAGTAGTAATGATTCAAATCTTGCtgattacttttagttttcacATTCTTTCTTGACAACAATGTCAATAAAGTTACAAGGTTCAGCCTCTTCAAGCATATGAACCACCTCTTCAAGCATAGTAATCTCAatggaaaaaacaataattaataacactAAAAGGAGTGACAGTTAATGTCGATGAGTTGACTCTGAAAGTTCAGGTAGTAGCAAGACTGAGCTAATGATAAGTAATGTATAAAGTCGGCTGGTTAACAACAAAGGTACATAACAAGACACAGATCAAAATGCTGCTATTGGTAATGAGGATCAATTGTTCCTACATAAGAtgtttttataatgaaaaccTTCTACGTGAGGCTATATACAAATCCATTTTTCACGAGGAGCTAACTAAAACTATTTCCATGGGCATTGAATACCAAGCATAATTCTCTAGACCACTCTTGTATCATGGTAAACTTACATCCCCCACATTTTATCATATCATAACCTATTAATGTATGCAACGACCAAGTCCAATACTTTACCACCGTCATACAGAGGAGGCTCTTGCTGAGATAACAGAGCTATCAGCAACCTTCAGGaagtttaattgattttgatgcaGAACCTGAACCCATTGCTTCTGCAGTTCCGCAACCACTACAAACCTCTGCTCCACCACCGGTAACACATCAAGAATGCCTATATTCATACATCAGAAATCCAAAAATGTTTCTAAGACACCTGCCAAAAACAATTAGCATTCAAAGAGGTGAAATTTTCATACAGTGTGGGATAAATTGGCCTTCCTAATTCTAAGAGCATGAGAATGTTGCTCTCACCTGCATTGTTGtacattatataaaagttctgcacactttacaattttccaagagaatgaaataaaaattgcataccaataaaacaaaaatggtattcattccattatataaaactatttatgtacatagttTGGAACATATACAATTCCTTCAAAAGTTGGAACTAAAAGTCAATACATGGGATTGTTGGTCCATAATTGAAATgccaattgttttctaaaatatgacatgttttcttgacataatGTAGCTACATCTAAACCAGAAGCTTCATATTCGAAATACTTAATTGTAAATACACCACAATCACTATTGTTGCGTTGAAGTGGAATGGAGTCGACAATGACAAGTGGCCAAGGTTCCTTGTGTGTTGATGATCCGCCTCTCCTAACAAAGAATCCAGTAGTATCGAGCAAATTTGGCACCATCTCTTGAATTGGCACTAATATGCTTCTCATATCTTCGGCACTCGTAAGCGACGGAAGCGAATCCCATACCTTAACTTGACAACGTACCAAGTCCAAGCATAATAGAATCCAATGATTGCCATGGATATTGAATGGAGAGTAAATGTAATCAACATTCACCCAAGGATCTTGAAAGTCTTGTTTTGATCCGACAACATAGTCAACCAACCGATACTCCTCCTTCCAGTGAAATGGTCGATTCTCTTTAATACATTCTTGGTATTCAGGCCACTTCGCAACTAATAGTCgctggaaggaaaaaaaaacacacatgcATGTATACAATGAGACAATaagacaaatatcaaaagcaaATTCAGTACATAAAGTATGGTTGCGAGTACAAACCATGAATAGTGTGTCTACAGTTGTGAAGTTTTGAGCAGAAGGTATCATGGCTGTCTTAATGTTAAAGTGAATGAGAAGAAAGAGTGCATCCAAATgctaatagaaacaaaataaaacatttaattcgGTTATGCGATCAAACCAACTTCTTGAAGGTACTAAGTGCTCTAAAActgtaaataagaaattataagaaaagtCCTTACCTCATCCGCCAACCACCGACGACACATGAACAAGTCTCTGAAAAACTCCTTCGATTTTTTCCCGTGAAAAGTTTCACGCACCTCATCTTTCGTACGCTTGTCTGTGATCCAAGCTCTGAGTCGATCTAAATGGGCGTAAGGTATTTTGTGCATAGGATCATAGACGGATGGTTGAGACTGAGAGGTGGTGGTGGTTGATTTTGTAGTCCGTTTATCTAAAGTTGTGAAGGGGTTGACAAGTATACACTTGCACGCTTGCTACGTGCGGGCCGAACGTGTGGTCGTTTAGTGGATAATGGTTCTATTTCCATGACGTCTGAATCAAAATAAGTAAGACTTTTTACTCCAATTTCCTCGTTGAAATCGTCAACGACGTCTATTGGCTCCTCCAAATCAATATGAACCTTCTTATCCAACTCGTCCATTGTGTCATCCTCCGTGCGGTTTGCTTCGACACCCTATGGAAGGTCAAAATGCATTACTAAGGATAAAGCATTAGTAAGGATGATTTTCACCCCACTACACAACTTTGATTCCTAACCTGTTTTTGAAGTTCAACGTGTTTCACCCCATCACTTGTGTCATCCTCCTTTGGCATCCTCAACCAAGAAGGTGTACCGGGTGTGTCAACATCTTCGGTCTGGGCACCATGACCTTCAACTCCCGTGCAGTCTCCTTCTTCACCCTTTGGAAATGTCAAAATGTATTGGTAAGGAACACTTTGAAAATATACCacaaactttgaaaatgttaaacaaactttGATTCCTAACCTTTTTTTGAACTTCAAGGTGTTTCAATATAGTCGACAGCATTGATTTTAGGCTTCCATGTTCATTCTCGAGAACCGCTACTCAATATTTGAGTTTTCGAACAACTTCTTTCATCTTAGACTtccacttcttctttttcttactctttTGCAGTCATTGTCATCATTACTAGCTTCTCCTGGTCGTTTTGAATCACCATTCTTCTCAGAAACGGTGTTATATGGATGAGTTTTCTCAACAAGTTCCCCTGAAGACATTCTTAGATGCTCCTCCTCTTCAGGCATCATCTCAATTACCACGTTAATTAAGAACTACAAAGTGGAAATGTAGTTAGTTAGTCAAAACATAAAGGAACAAAGTCATGCATTCGGTAAGTTACTGTTTGTTGATACTTACCATTGGTGAGTCAAACACCTGGCTCTGTAGGACATGAGACTTCGGCGATAGTTCGCACACCCACCTCAGCATTCGTGGTATTGCATCGTTGCTTACTTTATGTACACCACATTCAGTGATGGTTGGTATAGACTCATATGCCCAAACCTATTCCATGTTCGACAAAACAAGTTTAGCAAGTGTCCcaagatatatgtatatataaatatgtgcaTAGGAAGTAAAGTAACATACCTGTAACGCCTGCCGAAATCCCATGACAGTATATTTTGTCTTAGTTGATTTATTCTTTCCCTTGGCATGTTGCATGTCCAAGGCTCGTTTTAAGGCAGAAAGTGTACGTCCAAAACCCAACCCTCCCCAATCGTAATTGTTAAATGTGGTCCAATCATCTGCAATCCTAAATAAAGTTCGGTCCACTTTCGTCCGCCTATCTTTTCCTAACAATGACAGCTCTATAAAGTAAACTAGAGCTAATTTAACTATGTCATCGTCATCGTCATCCCCCTCGTATTCCACAAATGTGTCCTCTAAGTCACTTATataaatacactttttttgttcGAAGAACTTCTCCAACAACCTACTATTCCCAACCAATTCAATAGGCTCTGGTTGAGAACTCCATAGACCCGTCATCATATTAAATTCTCTCCTACCAAAACTGCACACAACTTCCCCTATCTTGAAACAGATATGATCAACCCTTTCATCTTCCACCTCCCTTAACAATAAGTGGATGAGCGGCCCATTAAAGACTATATTAAGATCCAAAAAGTGGCCGaactttgtatttctaaataaggTTAATTGATCCGGTTTCAATTTAGCCTTTATTTTACGCGTACTGTTTTCTAAATGTGATAAACTACTTACTATAGACTGAAAATGATGAGCAGGGTCAATCTTGTACATGGGACCGTTAGTTGATGTCGAAGCCATACTGAAacctgcataaaaaaaaaaaaaactaattaaatataattgcataagAGACTTACTAAACATGGATGCACTAGcatcttgggacttctactcaaaattttggaaggtgcgagataggtgctgataggtgcgagatgatggaaaaattcaaggcaaagttgctaagtctaataaaattgctaaccctaaagcctaacctagtagactagctaaacatgcattctaaagaTTGTATTCTATTGGAACTACATCactaaaaacattaacaaagTAGATTACAACAATGCAGCTTATGATAATGTCTTTCAACAATGTTGTACTGGTAGCTTTGCAAGAGTTTATATGGGATACCAAATATATGTTGGAATTCAAGT
This genomic interval carries:
- the LOC116402165 gene encoding uncharacterized protein LOC116402165 codes for the protein MSHVPMLVRYGGMWDERRRKYEGGMLKGIVVSKEITHKDLQAELYDLAEVDPSKFDVMIRCIYEIKVEHEAPTFELSNDRDLKFYLLSENPLKVPLYVSFEPKSNQSKKVLSKDYNSVSGSNQAHNLNPHPPIVMDTLNENEVHVREVEVGLCDNVIGTTSAIWESYESYDSKDETFTWEPVEMNSESFDIPQHRDGPTKDCKGKSKVRYSSSSQKLKTDMNDWSEESSTSEEFDVGQIFFSKKDLSMRLSVLAMKKNFQFVVKKSTKEVLFVRCIDNKCGWRLRAMRLKDSNIFKIKKYVKVHSCSLDVLNRDHRQAKSWVVGELIKSKFKGVGRLYKPRDIIEDMRQDYGINMSYEKAWRARENAYERVCGCPEESYNLLLRYGEALKLANVGTIFHMELEDNRFFKYLFMAVGPCVRGFLNCIRPVIVMDGTFLKNKYRGQLIVAVCLDGNNQIYPLAFGVVDRETDASIQWFLEKLKGAIGEVPNLGFVTDRKTCFSKCIASVFPSAFHGLCVQHLTQNLNDKYKNDTIATLFYNASRTYRESTFSEAWRSILAFPNDSGKYLNDVGITRWSRFHCPGRRYNMMTTNIAESMNSILKEPRDLPIASFLEHVRALLQRWFWERREEGIKVTSTLTKWAELVLQKKQERALTMKVNPIDCYQFHVKDLDKEEVINLHTQECTCKEFQAEQLPCAHAIAVARDRNINVYSLCANYYTNECLLAAYSEAVYPVGNQSEWKTTEEYVHMTVLPPKVVKRVGRPKKKRIPSVGEAPKLHKCGRCKETGHNRLTCTNPISYIQKSSIQD
- the LOC116402888 gene encoding ubiquitin-like-specific protease ESD4, producing the protein MIPSAQNFTTVDTLFMRLLVAKWPEYQECIKENRPFHWKEEYRLVDYVVGSKQDFQDPWVNVDYIYSPFNIHGNHWILLCLDLVRCQVKVWDSLPSLTSAEDMRSILVPIQEMVPNLLDTTGFFVRRGGSSTHKEPWPLVIVDSIPLQRNNSDCGVFTIKYFEYEASGLDVATLCQENMSYFRKQLAFQLWTNNPMY
- the LOC116404163 gene encoding uncharacterized protein LOC116404163, translating into MLSTILKHLEVQKKGEEGDCTGVEGHGAQTEDVDTPGTPSWLRMPKEDDTSDGVKHVELQKQGVEANRTEDDTMDELDKKVHIDLEEPIDVVDDFNEEIGVKSLTYFDSDVMEIEPLSTKRPHVRPARSKRASVYLSTPSQL
- the LOC116404166 gene encoding uncharacterized protein LOC116404166 — protein: MFSKSLMQLYLISFFFFYAGFSMASTSTNGPMYKIDPAHHFQSIALQVWAYESIPTITECGVHKVSNDAIPRMLRWVCELSPKSHVLQSQVFDSPMFLINVVIEMMPEEEEHLRMSSGELVEKTHPYNTVSEKNGDSKRPGEASNDDNDCKRVRKRRSGSLR